The DNA region AGAGGCAGAAGCACGCAAAGTTGATATTCCGCAATCGACTAAAGAAGCTCTTTATAAGTGGTTTGCTACCCGCACTCGTACTGAAGAATCAAATTTGCAAGCAGAAATTAGTGTAGGCTTTGACCTCTTAAAATTGATTAGCTCTAAATTAAAAGCTGATGCTAGCGTTCGGGATGAAATTAAGCAAGAGTTTGAACGTAAGTTATCAGATTTAGTTGCCAGAATTAACGAAATAGCTGCTTTAATTCAAGCTGCGACTAAACAAAACGTTTTAGTAATTATTGATGATTTAGATAAACTGGATTTAGGCAGAGTTAACGAAATTTATCGAGATAACATTAAAGCTCTTTGTCAACCTAACTTTCAAATTATCTACACAATCCCGATCGCAGTCCTTCGAGAAACATTTATTAGCACAATAATTGCCACTGAAACCAATGATCAAGTTGTGGCAATGCCTGTCTTAAAAATTTTTGATAAAGGTAAAAATCGCTTCCCTAATGCTCAACCTCGTCCGGAAGCAACAAAGATTCTCGGTGAAGTTTTACAAAAGCGAATTTCCAGTGAATTAATCACCGCAGAAACTGCTGAAAAAATTGTAATTTACAGTGGTGGCGTATTGCGAGAGTTAATTCGGATTTCTAAAGAATGTTGCCGCATTTGTTTGCGAATGATCCGGCGGAATCCGACAGCCGAAGTTATCATTGATGATAAAATTCTCCTTCAGGCAATCAATAAAATTCGCAATGACTTTTCTATACGTTTAGGAAAAGTTGATACAGATATTTTGCAGAGTGTTTACGAACAATTTATGCCCAACGACCCTAAACAAGCAGAGTTTTTGGATTTGTTACATGGGCTGTATGTTCTAGAATATCGGACTGATGAAACTTGGTATGATGTTCATCCAATTATTATCGAAAGCTTAAAAAGACAGGGAGCGATTAATGTTAAATGAAGAATTGTTTGATGAAGGAGAAAATCAAGATGCGTATGATGATTTAATTGTTTCTATTGAAGCTCAAAAGCGGGGATTAAATTTACTGATTGCAGTTTGCGATGATGCTAGCTTTCGTGATGAGATTATTGCCCAGTATGAAGCTGAATTACAACCCGCTTTCCGTTCATATCGAGTGACTTTAGCACGTCAGGAACCGAGCCTAAAAGCTGCTCTTAATCAACTGCTACAACAACAAGAATATCTCCGTCAGCAGAACCCGGCGGTGATTACTGTGACAGGTGCTGAACAACTTTATTTTCTCCGATTGGGAAAAGAGCAATCGGAACAGGAGAAATTTTTTGGTTACTTACAGTGGACAAGGGAAGGATTGCGCGAGTTTCAGTTTGCGATCGTGCTTTGGGTAACTAATCAAATATTAGTCAACCTGATTAAAAAAGCGCCTGATTTTTGGAGTTGGCGTAATGGTGTATTTCGGTTTGAATCTAAAAAGACGAATGCTATTCCTGGTAAAGAATTAGAACATATACGCTTTGTTTTTAGAGACACGGAATTAGCCAGCACAGATACTAATGAAGATAACTCCTTTTTCTTGCCCATTCAAGATTTACAAGGGTTAATTGAGAAAGTAGAACAGGAGCAGGGAACTAAAGACCGCAGTTTAGCTACTTTATACTCAAGCTTAGGTGATATTTACCGCAGCAGATTAGAGCGGGGTGAGTCTCAGAATTATCAAGAAGAACAAGAACTAGCAATAAAGTATTGGCGTAAGGCGATTGAGCTACAAAATGAATCAGGTTTGCAGATAGATTTAGCTACTAGCCTCGACAATTTAGCAAAAACATATCGTGCAACAGGAAACTACAGCGAAGCCGAACCATTATATCAACAAGCTTTAGAATTGAGGAAACGCCTGCTAGGAGACAACCATCCTTCTTTTGCTACTAGTCTGAATAATTTAGCAGGACTGTACAAATCTACTGGACAATATGCTAAAGCCGAAATTTTATATCAACAAGCTTTGGAACTGAGGAAACACCTGTTAGGAGAAAACCATGCTGATGTCGCCGCCAGTCTCAACAATTTGGCATTACTATATGATGAACAAGGACGTTATGAAGAAGCCGAACCTCTGTATCTGCAATCATTAGAACTCGAAAAACGTTTGGTTGGCGAAAATAATCTTTCTTTGGCTCTTATACTAAATAATTTAGCGCTACTTTATTATCATCAAGGACGTTACACTGAAGCTGAACCGTTGTCGCTACAAGCAATAGAACTAGATAAGCGATTTTTGGGAGAAGAAAATCCTGATGTTGCAACAGATTTGCACAATTTAGGATTGATATACCGCGCTCAAGGACGCTACGATCAAGCGGAATCTTTGTTTTTGGAATCGTTGGAACTCAAGGAACGTCTATTGCAAAAGGCGCATCCGCTTTTAGCAGATACTATTTATGCTCTTGGTTATATGTACAGAGAACAAGGGCGTTACAATGAAGCGGAACCCTTATGTATAAAAGCCTTAGAACTTGATAAGCATCTATTGGGGGAAAATCATCCCAATGTTGCTGAAAGTCTGAATAATCTGGCAGAAATTTATCGTGAAACTGGACGTTACAGCGAAGCAGAACCGCTTTATTTGCAAGCTTTAGATATTTGTGAACAAGTCTGGGGTGTAGATCATATTCGTAGTGTGGCTGTTCGAGAAAATCTCGAAAAACTCGCCGCAGCAATACAGAATAATGGAGAGTGCGATCGCACTGCATAGAGCAAAAATCTAATTTTGGGTTAAGCTAAACGCTAAAATATCAAGACTTTTTCCAACTTTCTTTTGTCCAACGCACCCTTCATCGTTACCAAGTTAAGTTGATAATTTACGATCCAAAATGTGAGGAAATTCGGCTATGGATAAAATAGAATGCTATCGACAATTTATTAAACAAATTTTAAGTGAACATCAACAAATCGCGTCTAAGACCGATACTGTCAAATCACAATTAATTTTAGACAATGAAAACGACCATTATCAACTAGCTTACGTTGGCTGGCAAGGAGATAAGCGGGTGTTTGGCCCAGTCATGCATTTTGATATTCAAAATGGAAAAATATGGATTCAGTATAACGGTACAGAAGAGTCTGTTGCTGAACGATTGGTTGAGTTAGGTGTACCTCCTTCTGATATTGTCATTGGGTTTCATTCTCCTTTTAAGCGCCAATTTACTTCTTATGCTGTCGAGTGAATGTAAATATTTTTAACTCAGATGATAAATACATAATAGATTATTGTAAAGACGGCGATTTATCGCGTCTTTGGGATCTAGGGCGTGTCATTAAAAAACCTTATCCGAACCGTATTCCAAGATCCCCGATTTCCTTAAGAAGTCGGGGATCTCAATAGTAATGGAAAGTGCGTAGGCGTAGCCCGTCGTAGACATCGCTCTACTAGCGAACTGCGACGAAACCAGCTTGCTCAATTGCTCTTTGTCCCTCATCAGTTAATAAAAGCTTGGTGTATGCATCTCCAATCTGCTGTTCCCGACCTTTATTCTGCTTAATAATCACAAACAAGTTAGCAATTAAGGGATAGCTACCATCTTTAATAGCCTGAGTATTTAGCTGGTTGCGCTGACGTAGACATTGGTCAGGTGACACCAGAGGTTCGCGGTAGGGAGGAATTAGCTGACCAGAAGTACTACCCAATGGCAAAGCCTTTACACTACATTGAGGTAATACTGAACGGGCAGAAGCGTAATAGACACTACCAGGAGTTTTACTGAGTTGGCGCACTGCCTCTGTAGTAGAGTAGACATACTGCACATTAGAGCCAAATGCTTGCCCTTTCAAGTTGCTGTTGCTAGGGAATATTACTGTATCTGCGTCCTCTGGTCTTTGAGACAAAGGTGTGATGGCTAGGTTTGGCCCACCTACTTGATTCCAGTTAGTAATTTTCCCCAAATAAATCTGCTGTAACTGCTCAACAGTTAAACCAGGCACATTTAGTGATGGGTTAACTACCACTGCTACTCCATCCATACCCACCTGACGTTGCTCAAGGGTGAAACCTCGCTCTTTTGCCATCGCTTGTTCTTCACCTGTCAAAGGACGGGAAGATTGAGCAAAGTCTATTTTCCCATCAAGCAACATCCGAATGCCAGAGCTAGAACCAGGGCTACCACTAACAGGGTTTACATAGCGTAATTGTAATTCGGGGCGATCGCTCTGGATCTGAGAATCTACCAATTGCCGGATAGATGCCCAAGCTGTACTGCCTCCGTAGTTAAATGAGGCATTGGGGACATCAGTAACTGTCTGAAAAGTTGATGCATTACTAGAGAGGCTGTTTACATTTTGATTAGAGGAACTAACGCTGTTGCGGGACAATAAATTCGGCTTGAGTAACCACCAAAGCAGTCCGCCAATAACCATAAGTGTCAGCACTTTCCCAATAATCAAACCTCTAAGAAAGAGGCCAATTTCACCGTTAATTAAAGCTTTTCTTTGATTTGTATTGTCCATATCTTTAAATGTTGTTTATTATATTTATCCTACAGGAATCTATAAATATTTAGGTTAAGAATAAATCTGGAATAAGCCAGTTAATAGGGAATTTTATGATTGTTAATAAATGATGTAAGTCTTTCTCATCTATTAAGGCTCAATTTCCTCTTTGGTAGTCTTTGCAATAGTGTAATTGCTTTTATAGACTCCTCTGTTCGCTACTTATTTAGCTCCTTGACGATTAATTTTAATATTAGTTAACCGTGGCTCAAGCAATTTTTCTCTAAAATTATTTAATTGAGTAGGTTGGTTTGGAGGTGATGTACCTGTATTAATAAATGTATAAATTAAAACTATTACTATCAAACTAGTGATAGCACCAAGCCCTATTCCCAAAAGCAAAAGAAAATTTTTATAAGTTAGAAAATGGCTATCATCAGTGTCTTGGTTTATGGCAGTAGATTGTAAGGACTCTGACAACGCCAGATCAGAATTAAGCGCTTGCAAAGCTTCTGTGGCGGATTGGTAACGCTGGTTATAGCGATCGCAAACCATTGTATCTAAAATATTTGCCAGAGCGTCACTTACCTGTGCCTGATCGCGCCAGAGAAGTTGTCCAGTATTGGGATCTTCTTGTAGTTGCTCAGGTATTAAACCTGTCAAAGCTTGAATACCAATCATCCCTACTGCATAGATATCGCTGCAAAGTTTTGGCTTTCCCTTAGCCTGTTCGCTTGGCATATAGCCAGGAGTCCCAACAGAAATTGTTAAGCCTGCTCCTAAAGCACCAATTTTTTTAATACTTCCAAAGTCAATTAGCACAATTTTCTGATCGGAGTGCCGCCGCATTAAATTTTGGGGCTTAATATCCCGGTGAATAATGTTATTTTGGTGGACGAAGGACAAAACTTCTAGGATGTCTTTTAATAAATTTAAGACTACATTCTCGCTAAGACGCTGACCTGGTACAATTTCTTGAGTCAATGCATGACCGTCAATAAATTCTTGAACTAAATAGAAATCCCCATCTTCATTAAAATGGGCAAATAGTCTAGGAATTTGGTCGTGGTCATTGCCTAATTGGTATAAAACTTCCGCTTCCCGATCAAATAGGCTTTTAGCGATGGGTAGAACAGCAGGATTGGTATCTTTTGGGTGGAAATGTTTGACAACACAATTGGGTCGTCCTGGTAAATCTAGGTCTACAGCTAAGTAGGTATCACCAGAACCCCCGCTTCCTAAGTGTTTGACAATCTCAAAGCGATTCCGAAGTGTTTTTCTGGCCAGAGAGTATTGATGTCTTTTACGCCTACTACCTAATAACAAGTAAGTATTACCACCTCCGCTTCCCAGCAGTTTGACTGTCTCAAAGCGACTTCGGAGTTTTTTTCTAACTAGAGGGTTCTGGCTCATGTGGCGTATACTACTCGTTAATTTACTGACCATTCAGAGCTTGGGTGAGGTTATGAACACCGCCGCTAAATTTGTTGGTATTTGAGGCAGTCAGCTTCTCAGGCGACTTATGCTTTTGAGCAGTTATTATGCTTAACCGCATAATTTGGTTGATTTCATACCTTATATGGGTATCTTAATATAAAAATTTATTTTTGTAATAGTTCTACAATTTTATCATTTATGTAAAATTAACACTAGCCCATAGTAGTTATAACTGCCGGTAGACGCCAACATTCAAGAGTCAAGAGATTTACTTAAATATTGGGTCTGATTGCTGGCAAAACCTTAGATAGTGGCATTTAAAGGCATCAGTATCCTTTCACCATAATTTTGTTACCATTTAGCCTTTACTAACTGCGATCGCGTTGTAATCTCAACTAACATAAGGTTGACGAAACAAAAGAGCAAGCAGCAACAGGTAAGCTTTTTAGGTAAATATCGAATGATGAGTTTTTCCGTAAATAGGTGTAATTTCTCAATTTTTTAGGTTGATTCAATAGTTTCTACAAAACATCCAACTTTTCCGACCTTTCCCACCTTTTATTCGCGGCTCTATGACTTGCAATAACTTAGTTGCATTTAGCAAAACTCATAGTAGGAAAAGTGTAGGCTGATTTTAATATATTTGTTGTAGCTCTTGCTATGTCAAGGATAAAACTATTTTAGAAAAAATAAAAAATGTTTTAGATAACTTCTTAGATATCTAGTCTTATAGAAACACTCCTAATTTAGGTTTTACTGCCAGCTAATAGATAAAATAATGTGACAATACTTGTCGGGTTTTGGGGAAAAGGGGAAGGGGAAAGAAAAAACCTTTAACCTTTTCCCTAAACCCAATGCCAAGTTAAAAATGCACAAAGCGAGCAGTATTGAATAATGTGATTTTAGGGTAGTTAGCTGCAACGGCAGTATTCTATTAATGAAAAAAGCCCCCTAGTGGGGGCCTATTAAGTTGTCCGCGTGGAATGAACAACTAATAATTAATACTCACAGTAGATACAGTAATCCGAACAGAATAATCCAAATTACATCAACGAAGTGCCAGTAGATTTCGGCTGCTTCAATGCCAAAGTGCTTTTCGTTACTGTAGTGACCCGGAACGCGCGATCGCCACAACACGGCAACAATTGCCAAAACGCCGATAGTAACGTGCAATCCGTGGAAACCAGTCAAAACGTAAAATGCACTAGCAAATAAATTGGTAGTTAAACCAAATTCTAAATGGGTATATTCATATACTTGACCCACTAAGAAGATAGCACCCATTGCA from Nostoc commune NIES-4072 includes:
- a CDS encoding ATP-binding protein produces the protein MSEDLLNSFQEAYSNLELFPLMEQNEMERFRVEYGDDLIADLNQLVEDSPNGDGKIVFTGHRGCGKSTLLAEFSRQIQDKYFVVLFSIADKIEMSAVNHINILFAIAVNLMTEAEARKVDIPQSTKEALYKWFATRTRTEESNLQAEISVGFDLLKLISSKLKADASVRDEIKQEFERKLSDLVARINEIAALIQAATKQNVLVIIDDLDKLDLGRVNEIYRDNIKALCQPNFQIIYTIPIAVLRETFISTIIATETNDQVVAMPVLKIFDKGKNRFPNAQPRPEATKILGEVLQKRISSELITAETAEKIVIYSGGVLRELIRISKECCRICLRMIRRNPTAEVIIDDKILLQAINKIRNDFSIRLGKVDTDILQSVYEQFMPNDPKQAEFLDLLHGLYVLEYRTDETWYDVHPIIIESLKRQGAINVK
- a CDS encoding XisI protein, which gives rise to MDKIECYRQFIKQILSEHQQIASKTDTVKSQLILDNENDHYQLAYVGWQGDKRVFGPVMHFDIQNGKIWIQYNGTEESVAERLVELGVPPSDIVIGFHSPFKRQFTSYAVE
- a CDS encoding PstS family phosphate ABC transporter substrate-binding protein, whose protein sequence is MDNTNQRKALINGEIGLFLRGLIIGKVLTLMVIGGLLWWLLKPNLLSRNSVSSSNQNVNSLSSNASTFQTVTDVPNASFNYGGSTAWASIRQLVDSQIQSDRPELQLRYVNPVSGSPGSSSGIRMLLDGKIDFAQSSRPLTGEEQAMAKERGFTLEQRQVGMDGVAVVVNPSLNVPGLTVEQLQQIYLGKITNWNQVGGPNLAITPLSQRPEDADTVIFPSNSNLKGQAFGSNVQYVYSTTEAVRQLSKTPGSVYYASARSVLPQCSVKALPLGSTSGQLIPPYREPLVSPDQCLRQRNQLNTQAIKDGSYPLIANLFVIIKQNKGREQQIGDAYTKLLLTDEGQRAIEQAGFVAVR
- a CDS encoding serine/threonine-protein kinase, producing MSQNPLVRKKLRSRFETVKLLGSGGGNTYLLLGSRRKRHQYSLARKTLRNRFEIVKHLGSGGSGDTYLAVDLDLPGRPNCVVKHFHPKDTNPAVLPIAKSLFDREAEVLYQLGNDHDQIPRLFAHFNEDGDFYLVQEFIDGHALTQEIVPGQRLSENVVLNLLKDILEVLSFVHQNNIIHRDIKPQNLMRRHSDQKIVLIDFGSIKKIGALGAGLTISVGTPGYMPSEQAKGKPKLCSDIYAVGMIGIQALTGLIPEQLQEDPNTGQLLWRDQAQVSDALANILDTMVCDRYNQRYQSATEALQALNSDLALSESLQSTAINQDTDDSHFLTYKNFLLLLGIGLGAITSLIVIVLIYTFINTGTSPPNQPTQLNNFREKLLEPRLTNIKINRQGAK
- a CDS encoding tetratricopeptide repeat protein; the protein is MLNEELFDEGENQDAYDDLIVSIEAQKRGLNLLIAVCDDASFRDEIIAQYEAELQPAFRSYRVTLARQEPSLKAALNQLLQQQEYLRQQNPAVITVTGAEQLYFLRLGKEQSEQEKFFGYLQWTREGLREFQFAIVLWVTNQILVNLIKKAPDFWSWRNGVFRFESKKTNAIPGKELEHIRFVFRDTELASTDTNEDNSFFLPIQDLQGLIEKVEQEQGTKDRSLATLYSSLGDIYRSRLERGESQNYQEEQELAIKYWRKAIELQNESGLQIDLATSLDNLAKTYRATGNYSEAEPLYQQALELRKRLLGDNHPSFATSLNNLAGLYKSTGQYAKAEILYQQALELRKHLLGENHADVAASLNNLALLYDEQGRYEEAEPLYLQSLELEKRLVGENNLSLALILNNLALLYYHQGRYTEAEPLSLQAIELDKRFLGEENPDVATDLHNLGLIYRAQGRYDQAESLFLESLELKERLLQKAHPLLADTIYALGYMYREQGRYNEAEPLCIKALELDKHLLGENHPNVAESLNNLAEIYRETGRYSEAEPLYLQALDICEQVWGVDHIRSVAVRENLEKLAAAIQNNGECDRTA